Proteins encoded together in one Oryzias latipes chromosome 11, ASM223467v1 window:
- the ints3 gene encoding integrator complex subunit 3, protein MEPAPAKAKPQGRLLVSTQLDARDELEEKLERCVVIVQGLTNGLSEREANDALNASVCKGQQQHEEVCLGLFTLVLIEASQAQRCYRDLTLVNRDGMNVVLGKINQILMEKFLKLQDTPRTQLVWLVRELVKSGVIGADGVIMTLLKQIAGGDISTKNLWLAENVLDILLDQKEWVLKSGMLIAMSVYTYLRLIVDHGSPNLLPLRQKEVDFCISMLREKFVECQIIGRDLVRLLQNVARIPEMELLWRDLLHNPQVLSPQFTGILQLLTARTSRKFLACRLTPDMETKLLFMTSRVRFGQQKRYQDWFQRQYLSTAESQSLRCDLIRYICGVVHPSNEVLSSDILPRWAIIGWLLTTCTSNVAASNAKLALFYDWLFFNPEKDSIMNIEPAILVMHHSMKPHPAITATLLDFMCRIILHFYPPLESQVRQGVFNSLNFIMEKRVLAHLAPLFDNPKLDRELRSMLRERFPEFCSQPSPPTEVKMEEAVSMEMENHEGDKDEGCYDNTEATFSDDEEEVNNKGKKREFRFPPIKEAVVEEPADITPWLDQLDDTMKEKVQQLQKTSDTESQCEVMQEIVDLILEEDFDTEQMSALASCLSELFKEHFRGEVLPDEITEESLEESVCKPFCLIFRNLVTMQEDNSGFSVLLDMLAELYQKQPKIGYHLLYYLKASKAANGKMMLYESFAQATALGDLHTCLMMDMKACQEDDVRLLCYLTPSIYSEFPDETLRSGELLNMIVAVIDSTQLQELMCHVMMGNLVMFRKDSVLNILIQSLEWETFEQYSTWQLFLAHSIPLETIIPILQHVKYKEHPEALSCLLLQLRREKPSEEMVKMILNRPCHPEDQFTTSILRHWACKYDETLAEHIKAQLIKNNNQPRKRQSLRSSSSKLAQLTLEQILEHMDNLRLSLSNTKNNFFSQTPILQALQHVQASCDEAHKMRFSDLFALAEEYEDSQSKPPKSRRKAPATSPRSRKGVAPPTNNEEESVSTSASEEEDSKPKAPKRKRKGSSAVGSDSD, encoded by the exons ATGGAGCCTGCACCGGCAAAAGCGAAGCCACAGGGCCGGCTCCTAGTGTCCACCCAGCTGGACGCCAGAGACGAGTTGGAGGAG AAATTGGAGCGCTGTGTGGTTATTGTCCAGGGTTTGACCAATGGACTCTCTGAGAGAGAAGCCAATGATGCACTTAATGCCAGC GTGTGTAAAGGTCAGCAGCAGCATGAAGAGGTGTGTCTGGGTTTGTTCACTCTCGTGCTCATAGAGGCATCTCAGGCCCAGAGG TGCTACAGAGACCTAACGCTTGTCAACAGAGATGGGATGAATGTagttttggggaaaatcaaccAGATTCTGATGGAAAAGTTCCTTAAATTACAGGATACTCCTAGAACACAG CTGGTGTGGCTGGTCAGAGAGCTGGTGAAGAGCGGAGTGATCGGAGCTGATGGTGTCATTATGACGCTCCTGAAGCAGATTGCAG GTGGTGACATCTCCACCAAGAACCTATGGTTGGCTGAAAATGTCCTTGACATCCTGCTGgatcaaaa GGAATGGGTTTTGAAGAGTGGCATGCTAATAGCAATGTCGGTCTACACCTATCTGCGTCTGATTGTCGATCATGGATCCCCTAATTTGTTGCCTCTCCGCCAGAAAGAAGTTGACTTCTGCATCAGCATGCTAAGGGAAAAG tTCGTGGAGTGCCAGATCATTGGCAGAGATCTGGTTCGTCTTCTTCAGAATGTTGCCCGCATCCCAGAGATGGAGCTGCTGTGGAGAGACCTGCTTCACAACCCGCAAGTTCTCAGCCCTCAGTTCACAG GTATACTCCAGCTGCTGACGGCTCGGACCTCGAGAAAATTCCTGGCTTGTAGACTCACACCTGACATGGAGACAAAGCTGTTGTTCATGACCTCCAGG GTGCGTTTTGGGCAGCAGAAGCGGTATCAGGACTGGTTTCAAAGACAGTACCTGTCCACTGCTGAAAGCCAGTCCCTTCGCTGCGATCTGATTCGATACATATGTGGTgtggtccatccatccaatgAGGTGTTGAGCTCAGATATTCTGCCACGCTGGGCGATCATTGGTTGGCTGCTTACTACCTGCACG TCAAACGTGGCTGCTTCTAATGCCAAGCTGGCCCTCTTTTATGACTGGCTCTTCTTCAACCCAGAGAAGGACAGCATCATGAATATAG AACCAGCCATTCTGGTGATGCATCACTCCATGAAGCCTCATCCTGCTATAACAGCCACGTTGCTGGACTTCATGTGCAGG ATCATTCTACACTTTTATCCTCCGTTAGAGTCTCAGGTCCGTCAGGGCGTCTTCAACTCGCTCAACTTTATTATGGAAAAGAGAGTGCTGGC tCACCTAGCTCCGTTGTTCGACAATCCGAAGTTGGACAGAGAGCTTCGATCGATGCTTCGAGAAAGATTCCCCGAATTCTGCAGCCAGCCGTCCCCTCCCACTGAAG TGAAGATGGAAGAGGCCGTCTCTATGGAAATGGAAAACCACGAGGGAGATAAGGATGAGGGTTGCTATGACAACACAGAAGCCACTTTTAGTGATGATGAGGAAGAAGTCAACAACAAag GAAAGAAGCGGGAGTTTAGGTTCCCTCCAATCAAAGAGGCTGTGGTGGAAGAGCCCGCTGACATCACACCCTGGCTTGACCAGTTAGATGACACCATGAAGGAGAAGGTACAGCAGCTTCAGAAGACCAG TGACACCGAATCTCAGTGTGAAGTGATGCAGGAGATCGTGGATCTAATCTTGGAG GAGGACTTTGATACAGAGCAGATGTCCGCTCTGGCTTCCTGTCTGTCTGAGCTGTTTAAAGAACATTTCCGTGGAGAAGTTCTGCCAGACGAGATCACAGAGGA GTCCCTGGAGGAGTCTGTCTGTAAACCCTTCTGTCTGATATTCAGAAACTTAGTCACCATGCAGGAAGACAACAGTGGCTTCTCAGTGCTGTTAGATATGTTGGCAGAACTTTACCAGAAGCAGCCAAAGATTGGGTACCACCTGCTCTACTACCTAAAAGCCAG TAAAGCCGCGAATGGGAAGATGATGCTGTACGAGTCGTTTGCCCAGGCGACAGCTCTTGGAGACCTCCATACCTGCTTGATGATGGACATGAAGGCCTGTCAGGAGGACGATGTCCGACTGCTCTGCTACCTCACACCCTCCATTTACTCCGAG TTTCCAGACGAGACGCTCCGAAGCGGCGAGTTGCTCAACATGATTGTAGCCGTTATCGACTCAACACAG TTACAGGAGCTGATGTGTCATGTGATGATGGGGAACCTTGTGATGTTCCGGAAAGATTCGGTTCTCAACATCCTCA TTCAGTCTCTAGAATGGGAAACCTTTGAGCAGTACAGCACCTGGCAGTTGTTTCTGGCACACAGTATCCCCCTAGAAACCATCATCCCCATCCTGCAGCATGTCAAATACAAAG aacaTCCAGAGGCCTTGTCCTGTTTGCTGTTGCAGCTGCGCAGAGAAAA GCCAAGTGAAGAAATGGTGAAGATGATCTTGAATCGCCCCTGTCACCCAGAGGACCAGTTCACCACCAGCATTCTCAGACACTGGGCATGCAAATACGACGAGACCCTGGCAGAGCACATCAAAGCCCAGCTgatcaaaaacaacaaccagcCCCGCAAGAGACAAAG TTTACGCAGTTCGAGCAGTAAACTGGCTCAGCTGACACTGGAGCAGATCCTGGAGCACATGGACAACCTAAGACTCAGTCTCAGCAATACGAAAAACAACT TTTTTTCTCAGACTCCAATCCTTCAGGCACTTCAGCACGTTCAGGCCAGCTGTGATGAGGCTCATAAGATGAG attcAGCGACTTATTCGCCCTCGCAGAGGAGTACGAGGACTCTCAGTCAAAACCTCCAAAGTCTCGACGGAAAGCTCCGGCCACATCTCCCCGCTCGCGGAAGGGAGTAGCTCCGCCCACCAACAACGAGGAGGAGAGCGTCTCCACCAGTGCCTCG gaggaggaggactcgAAGCCCAAAGCTCCTAAGAGGAAGCGGAAAGGCTCCTCGGCGGTTGGCTCGGACAGCGACTGA
- the LOC101171924 gene encoding uncharacterized protein LOC101171924 produces MSAVKSRVSLRSLVLTPERIPSFINPLRSPLLASPRLLLNSPDRTRLLSDCDDGGSPPASQPNTPTNPRGSKRFTLRLPSPAFGRARSATAAPAECADVDAITCAAMSLTHIPKVTTPYGFRAVLATSPCTNRRESLFHRHKQVKVTVTEDDAQTPATPRPATAPGRSLGPRLQPLKALGLQVMNELKKPVASLKALGSSPRMTAAPESLSD; encoded by the coding sequence ATGTCAGCAGTCAAATCCCGTGTGTCTCTCCGGTCTCTGGTTCTGACCCCGGAGCGTATTCCGAGCTTCATCAACCCTTTACGCAGTCCGCTCCTGGCATCCCCGCGCCTCCTCCTGAACTCTCCAGACCGGACCAGGTTACTGTCGGACTGTGATGACGGCGGATCTCCGCCAGCAAGCCAGCCCAACACCCCGACGAACCCCAGGGGGTCTAAGAGGTTTACGCTGCGCTTGCCTTCGCCTGCGTTCGGACGCGCCCGGAGCGCCACCGCTGCTCCAGCAGAGTGCGCAGACGTGGATGCCATAACCTGCGCAGCCATGTCGCTAACGCACATCCCTAAGGTGACCACACCTTATGGGTTCCGCGCGGTGCTGGCCACGAGTCCGTGCACCAACCGGCGGGAGTCCCTGTTCCATCGCCACAAACAGGTGAAAGTTACGGTCACGGAGGATGACGCGCAGACTCCAGCGACGCCGCGTCCCGCCACAGCTCCAGGAAGGTCTCTGGGGCCCCGGCTGCAGCCATTAAAGGCTCTCGGTCTGCAGGTGATGAACGAGCTGAAGAAACCCGTGGCCAGTCTGAAGGCTTTGGGTTCATCTCCACGGATGACTGCTGCCCCTGAGTCTCTGTCGGACTGA